One genomic region from Streptomyces sp. Li-HN-5-11 encodes:
- a CDS encoding roadblock/LC7 domain-containing protein: MTRPVPATHTQLDQLLTGLVDRVAEVNHAVVLSEDGLVVSKSTGFLRDDAERLAATASGLMSLSKGVSMDFRGGPVRQALIEMAHSYLILTAAGPGAHLVVLTSQGADVGVVAYQMNMLVKKIGEHLSAAPRAGAAPAGAGE, from the coding sequence ATGACACGCCCCGTTCCCGCCACGCACACCCAGCTCGACCAGCTCCTCACCGGACTCGTGGACCGGGTCGCCGAGGTGAACCACGCTGTCGTCCTCTCCGAGGACGGGCTCGTGGTGAGCAAGTCCACCGGGTTCCTGCGCGACGACGCCGAGCGGCTGGCGGCGACCGCGTCCGGACTGATGAGCCTCAGCAAGGGCGTCAGCATGGACTTCCGCGGCGGGCCGGTGCGCCAGGCGCTCATCGAGATGGCGCACAGCTATCTGATCCTCACCGCTGCGGGACCCGGCGCCCACCTCGTCGTCCTCACCAGCCAGGGCGCGGACGTCGGCGTGGTGGCGTACCAGATGAACATGCTGGTGAAGAAGATCGGCGAGCACCTCAGCGCGGCCCCGCGGGCCGGTGCCGCCCCGGCCGGCGCCGGCGAGTGA